From the Homo sapiens chromosome 1, GRCh38.p14 Primary Assembly genome, one window contains:
- the RPL11 gene encoding large ribosomal subunit protein uL5 isoform 1 (isoform 1 is encoded by transcript variant 1): MAQDQGEKENPMRELRIRKLCLNICVGESGDRLTRAAKVLEQLTGQTPVFSKARYTVRSFGIRRNEKIAVHCTVRGAKAEEILEKGLKVREYELRKNNFSDTGNFGFGIQEHIDLGIKYDPSIGIYGLDFYVVLGRPGFSIADKKRRTGCIGAKHRISKEEAMRWFQQKYDGIILPGK; the protein is encoded by the exons ATGGcg CAGGATCAAGGTGAAAAGGAGAACCCCATGCGGGAACTTCGCATCcgcaaactctgtctcaacatcTGTGTTGGGGAGAGTGGAGACAGACTGACGCGAGCAGCCAAGGTGTTGGAGCAGCTCACAGGGCAGACCCCTGTGTTTTCCAAAG CTAGATACACTGTCAGATCCTTTGGCATCCGGAGAAATGAAAAGATTGCTGTCCACTGCACAGTTCGaggggccaaggcagaagaaatcTTGGAGAAGGGTCTAAAG GTGCGGGAGTATGAGTTAAGAAAAAACAACTTCTCAGATACTGGAAACTTTGGTTTTGGGATCCAGGAACACATCGATCTGGGTATCAAATATGACCCAAGCATTGGTATCTACGGCCTGGACTTCTATGTG GTGCTGGGTAGGCCAGGTTTCAGCATCGCAGACAAGAAGCGCAGGACAGGCTGCATTGGGGCCAAACACAGAATCAGCAAAGAGGAGGCCATGCGCTGGTTCCAGCAGAAG TATGATGGGATCATCCTTCCTGGCAAATAA
- the RPL11 gene encoding large ribosomal subunit protein uL5 isoform 2 (isoform 2 is encoded by transcript variant 2), which yields MADQGEKENPMRELRIRKLCLNICVGESGDRLTRAAKVLEQLTGQTPVFSKARYTVRSFGIRRNEKIAVHCTVRGAKAEEILEKGLKVREYELRKNNFSDTGNFGFGIQEHIDLGIKYDPSIGIYGLDFYVVLGRPGFSIADKKRRTGCIGAKHRISKEEAMRWFQQKYDGIILPGK from the exons ATGGcg GATCAAGGTGAAAAGGAGAACCCCATGCGGGAACTTCGCATCcgcaaactctgtctcaacatcTGTGTTGGGGAGAGTGGAGACAGACTGACGCGAGCAGCCAAGGTGTTGGAGCAGCTCACAGGGCAGACCCCTGTGTTTTCCAAAG CTAGATACACTGTCAGATCCTTTGGCATCCGGAGAAATGAAAAGATTGCTGTCCACTGCACAGTTCGaggggccaaggcagaagaaatcTTGGAGAAGGGTCTAAAG GTGCGGGAGTATGAGTTAAGAAAAAACAACTTCTCAGATACTGGAAACTTTGGTTTTGGGATCCAGGAACACATCGATCTGGGTATCAAATATGACCCAAGCATTGGTATCTACGGCCTGGACTTCTATGTG GTGCTGGGTAGGCCAGGTTTCAGCATCGCAGACAAGAAGCGCAGGACAGGCTGCATTGGGGCCAAACACAGAATCAGCAAAGAGGAGGCCATGCGCTGGTTCCAGCAGAAG TATGATGGGATCATCCTTCCTGGCAAATAA